From a region of the Salminus brasiliensis chromosome 4, fSalBra1.hap2, whole genome shotgun sequence genome:
- the slc2a15a gene encoding solute carrier family 2 member 15a: MAEEVLITSSGKITSHLTSSLLAVALLTSFGSSMLYGYNLAVVNSPAGYIKDFYNRTVVSRNGTGLNGEALTLMYSLTVSVFAIGGLIGSLMVGMLVTRFGRKGTVVNSTVLVFIAGSLMGFSRICGSPEMVIFGRFITGIHSGISLSVVPMYLGEIAPKNLRGFLGLMPSIFICIGVFSAQLLGLHELLGKEEHWPLFLSLVVIPTFIQLMLLPWFPESPRYLLIEKHNVHATITALKWYRAKCNIQAEIEEMQEEQRSLSTVDTVSVWQLLLDPTVRWQVLSVVVINIGMQLSGIDAIWFYTNDIFENAGIPAPEIPYTTVGTGAIEIIAGLIGCFTIERLGRRPLIIGGFAVMGMCCAGITFSLILQTHVHFMKYISVGCVVGIIAGFCIGPAGVPFLITAELFKQSHRPAAYTVGGSLNWMSNFTIGFIFPFLQMSAGSYCYLVFSSVCLAVAVYVFFIIPETKNKTFVEISQMFATKEAVVESQALSQPDQLKLKKMNGYGTLENGSLEFDSSSSCP; this comes from the exons ATGGCAGAAGAAGTGTTGATTACCTCATCTGGGAAAATAACATCA CACCTCACCTCATCTTTACTGGCAGTGGCATTGCTCACCTCATTTGGTAGCTCTATGCTGTATGGCTACAACTTGGCTGTGGTCAACTCTCCTGCAGGG TACATCAAGGACTTCTATAACCGTACTGTTGTGAGTCGAAATGGGACGGGCCTGAATGGAGAGGCGCTGACACTCATGTACTCGCTGACCGTGTCTGTTTTTGCCATCGGAGGCCTTATCGGCTCCTTGATGGTGGGCATGCTCGTCACCAGATTTGGAAG GAAAGGAACTGTCGTCAACTCCACCGTGCTGGTCTTCATAGCAGGCTCTCTGATGGGCTTCAGCAGAATCTGTGGCTCACCTGAAATGGTCATTTTTGGCCGTTTCATCACAGGAATACATTCAG gGATCTCTCTGAGTGTGGTGCCCATGTATTTGGGAGAGATTGCTCCCAAAAACCTGAGAGGCTTTCTAGGCCTCATGCCTAGTATATTTATCTGCATTGGAGTCTTCTCTGCTCAGCTTCTGGGTCTGCATGAACTCCTTGGAAAG GAGGAACATTGGCCACTATTCCTCTCCCTTGTGGTTATCCCGACATTCATCCAGCTGATGCTGTTGCCATGGTTTCCAGAAAGTCCTCGTTATTTGTTGATTGAGAAGCACAACGTTCATGCCACCATCACAG CTTTAAAGTGGTACAGAGCCAAATGTAACATTCAGGCTGAGATTGAGGAAATGCAGGAGGAACAGCGCTCTCTGTCCACAgtggacactgtgtctgtctggcAGCTGCTGCTGGACCCTACAGTCCGCTGGCAGGTCCTCTCTGTGGTCGTCATTAACATCGGGATGCAGCTGTCTGGTATTGATGCA ATCTGGTTCTACACCAATGATATCTTTGAGAATGCTGGGATTCCGGCCCCTGAGATCCCTTACACCACTGTAGGAACCGGGGCCATAGAGATCATTGCAGGCCTTATAGGG TGTTTCACAATTGAGCGGCTGGGAAGAAGGCCGTTGATCATTGGAGGTTTTGCGGTCATGGGAATGTGTTGTGCTGGGATAACATTTTCCCTCATACTACAG ACACACGTGCACTTCATGAAGTACATCAGCGTGGGCTGTGTGGTTGGCATCATTGCTGGGTTCTGTATAGGACCAG ctgGTGTTCCATTCCTGATCACGGCTGAGCTCTTTAAGCAATCACATCGTCCGGCTGCGTACACTGTAGGCGGCTCACTGAACTGGATGTCCAACTTCACCATTGGCTTCATCTTCCCTTTCTTACAG ATGTCAGCGGGATCCTACTGCTACCTGgtgttcagcagtgtgtgcTTAGCAGTAGCTGTCTATGTGTTCTTCATCATTCCTGAGACGAAGAATAAGACGTTTGTGGAGATCAGTCAGATGTTTGCCACTAAAGAGGCAGTGGTAGAGAGCCAGGCTCTCAGTCAGCCTGATCAGCTCAAACTGAAGAAGATGAATGGATATGGAACACTAGAAAACGGCTCACTTGAGTTcgacagctcctcctcctgtcCCTGA